The Phaeacidiphilus oryzae TH49 region GCGAGGTAGACGGCCCAGACGACGACCTGGAGGACCGTCATCCTCGGGGTCAGCTCGGTGACACCGGTGATGATCGTGACCCACCAGGCGTTGGGATCGATGTGCGAGCTGAGGTCGAACGCCACCCAGTGGGTGCCGGGGATGATCCCCGCGTCCTGGAGGTCGCCCAGACCGTACGCGAAGACGCCCGCCGCGATGACGATCAGCGCCAGCGCGGTCCGGTTGAAGAAGACCCCCAGGTTCAGCCGCACCGCCTGGCGGAACAGCAGCCAGCACAGCACGATCGCGACGACCAGCCCGATCCCCGCGCCGACCAGCGGCGCCACCGTCGACCCCGAGGCCTTGGCGGCCGTCCAGAGGAAGAGGGTGGTCTCCAGGCCCTCCCGGCCCACCGCCAGGAACGCGGTCACCGCCAGCGCGCCCGAGCCGATCGCGACCGCCCTGGCCACCTCGCCGCGCAGCTGGCGGGAGAGCCCCGCCGCGGTCTTCCGCATCCAGAAGACCATCGCCGTGACCAGCCCCACCGCCAGCACGCTCAGCGAGCCGCCGACCGCCTCCTGCGCGGAGCTGGAGAGCACGTCGGTGGAGAAGGTGAGCACCGCGGCGAAGCTGCCCGCCACCGCCACCGCGCCCACCACGCCGAGCCAGACCGGCGCGCTGGAGGTCTTCGCTCCGGGCGCGGCGGTCTTGCGGAGGGCCGCCAGCAGGATGCTGACGACCAGTCCGGCCTCAAGCCCCTCGCGGAGCCCGATCAGGAGGTTCGGTACTGCTTCAGCCCAAGTCACAGTCCATAAGGTAAGGCATGCCTAATAAGGTCCGTCAACGGGGGGTCGCCCCGGAGTGGGTCACACCCCGATCGGGCCCAGGTGCCGTTAGGATCGCCGGGTGGCCGACGCCGTACGCGAGATCGCCCCCGGTGCGCGGCTGATCGCCGCCGTCGGGGTCCCCGGCCTCGTGCTGGAGGAGGCCGCCGCGGACGCCGAGGACCCGGCCCTCGACCTCCTGGGCCCCGAACACGCGGCCGTGGCCCGGGCGGTGATGAAGCGGCGGCGGGAGTTCGCGACCGTGCGGGCCTGCGCCCGGCGCGCCCTCGCCCGGCTCGGCGAGCCGCCCGCGCCGATCCTGCGGGGCGAGCGCGGGGCGCCGGTCTGGCCGGACGGGATCGTCGGCAGCATGACCCACTGCGAGGGGTATCGGGCGGCGGCGGTGGCCCGCTCCCGGCACGTTCTCTCGGTCGGCATCGACGCCGAGCCGGCCGGACCGCTGCCGCCCGGCGTCCTGGACCTGATCGCCCGGCCGGAGGAGCGCGCCCGCCTGGCCGGGCTCGACGCCGGCCGTCCCGGGATCCCCTGGGACCGGCTGCTGTTCACCGCCAAGGAGGCCGTCTACAAGACCTGGTTCCCGGTCGCCCGCCGCCGGCTCGACTTCCACCAGGCCGAGGTCGTCCTGCGGGCCGGGCCGGACGGCAGCGCCGGGACCTTCACCGCCCGCCTGCTCACCGCCGACCCGGCGCTGCCCGAGGCGCTGCCGGGCCACTGGCTGCACGCCGCCGGCCCCGGGCTGCTGCTGGCCGCGATCGCCCTGCCCGCGCCGCCCCGATCCGTTCCGGACCTCGAACCGGCGGGTTCACCGGCACCCTGACGTGGCTCGCCACCGGCCGGGTCGTCGGCAGCGGCGCCCGGGTCGCCCGCCTCAGCGGCCGGGGAGGCTGGACTGACGGACCACCAGTTCGGGCTGGAGGACGGTCTGCCGGTGGCGGTGGAGGTCCGCGTCCGGGCCGGTCTCCTCGATCAGGAGTTCGGCGGCGAGCCGGCCTAGGGCCACCGCCGGCTGGCGGACCGAGGTCAGCGGGACCGCGGCGGCCGCCGCGAACTCGATGTCGTCGTAGCCGACCAGGGCGATCTCCTCGGGCACCCGGACCCCCGCGGCGAAGAGCGCCTGGAGGACGCCGAGCGCCAGGAGGTCGTTGGCGCAGAAGACCGCGGACGGTCGGGGGGAGAGGCCCAGCAGCCGGGCGCCCGCGTCCCGCCCGGCGGCCACGTCCAGCCGGACCGCGTCCACCTCGCGCAGCACCCGCCCGCCGTCCAGCCCCGCCTCGGCGATCGCCGCCAGGGCGCCCGCCCGCCGGTCCCGCACCTGCGGCAGCTCGGAGGGGCCGCCGACGTAGGCGATCGAGCGGTGCCCGGCGGAGACCAGATGGCCGCCCGCCAGCCGGCCGCCGGCCACGTCGTCCACCGACACCGAGCACAGGTCCTCGCCCGGGGCCACCCGGTCCACCAGCACGTACGGGATGCCCTGGGCGCGCAGCGAGTCCAGGTTGCGGCCGGTGGTGTCGGCGGGGGTGACCAGCACCCCGCGCACCCGCTGCTCGGCGAAGAGCGAGAGGTACTCGGACTCCTCCGCCGGGCTCTGCGCGCTGTTGCAGACCATCACCCCGAGCCCGGCGGCCCGTGCCGCCCGCTCGGCGCCGGAGGCCACGTCCACGAAGAACGGGTTGCCCATGTCCAGCACCAGCAGCGCCACGATCCGGCTCTGCCCGGCGCGCAGATGGCGGGCGGACTCGCTGCGGACGTACCCCAGGCTGCGGATGGCGGACTGCACCCGGAGCCGGCTCTCCTCGCTCACCGAGTCCGGGCGGTTGAGGACGTTGGACACGGTGCCGACGGACACGCCGGCCTGCCGTGCCACGTCCTTGATGCTCACCATGCCGCGGGCCCTCCACCTGGGTGCCGAACGCTCTGCCGTCAGGTGAACCTATCCAAGCACGCGGGGCGGCGGCGGGAGTCCGGGGTGTCCGCGCCCGGCAACGGCCCCCGGATCAGCCCCGCCAGTCGAAGCGGTACGCCCGGTAGCTGTTCACCCCGGCCGGGAACTCCGCGTCGAAGACCAGCCGGCCCGCGCGGTCGAACTCGGACAGATAGGGCAGCGAGCCCCAGCCCACCACCTGGTCCCCGCCGGGGAGGGTCTGCGCGTCGCCCTGCGAGGAGGCGCTGCCACCGGCCGGCTGGTCGTTGCTGGCCACCAGCGTCGCGGTACGGGCCGCGTAGTCCAGGCTGACCGTCACCGAGCGGCTGTATGGGAGTTCCTCCACCGCGCCGGCGCCGGTGTTGCCCGCCCCCGCGGACTCGTTGTCGAAGAAGGTGTAGCGGCCGCCGCCCTGCGGCTCCGGGTCGTGCTGCCAGGCGAAGATCGTGCCGGCCTGGTTGAGCCGCTGGCCATCGGCCGCGCGCGGCGTGAAGCTGCTGTCCTTGCCGCCGAGCCGCCAGGCGATCCGCCCGCTGCGCCGGTCCACCTGGTACGTGGTCCAGGTGTTGCGGGCGCCGATCAGCAGCCGCCGCCCGCCGTCGTCCAGCTTGACCGCGTTGAGGTGGAACCAGTCCCAGGGGGTGCCGGCCGATGCGGGCAGCGGCTGCTCGCTCTCGCTGTAGGGCACGTGGTCGGCGGCGTCCCACTGGTGGAGGACGCGGCCGTCGGCTATGTCGATCTCCTGCACCACGCCGTCGATCACCTTCTGGTCGGCCGGGCCGCCGAGGGAGCGCAGGTCGGCGGTCTCCTCCCGGTAGGCGATGATCAGTGCGGTGTTCTGAGGGGTGATCAGGAACTCATGGCCGTCCGCCTGGTAGCCGTTGCCCGCGCGCACCTCGGCGATCCGGCGGTAGTGGGAGTCGTAGACGTAGTCCACGCCCTGCGAGACCCCGCCCAGGCCGGTGCCCTGCCACCAGGTGAGGACCCGCTGCCCGCGGTAGGTCTGGGCGCGGAAGTCGGCGGCGGCCTGGCCGGCCGGGAGGGTCTTGGACCAGACCACCCGCCGGCCGTCCGGACTGAGGATCTCCAGCCCGCTGGCGTAGTCCGGGCTCTGCGACTGCGGGGCGAGGAAGAGGTCCCCGCCTGAGCGGGCGCCGGCGGTGGCCGGGGTCAGCACCCGCACCGGCGGGAGCGGCTTGCCGGCCGCGGCGGCGGGCGGGGCGGCGGTGAGGAACGAGCCGGCCAGAGCGGCGACGGTGGCGGTGGCGGCGGCCGTGGCCGCGAGGAGACGGTGGTGGATGCGCATGGGGGCATGCCTCTCTCGCCGCCGGCGGGCGCGCCCGGGGCGCGGGCCGGCGGCAGTGGTCCTCGGAAGGGGTTCGCTGTCGGGCTCAGCGGCGACAGAGCGCGCTGCTCACCCGCAGCAGGTCCACATGCCGCCGCCCGCAGAGAGCGGCGGAGCGGCTGCGGGCAGGCCCGGCGGAGCGGCCGGAGAGGTGTCCGCGGCACGGTGCTGCCCGACGCATGCCGCCTCCTCGATCCGGTGACGATCACCGCCGACCAGGACCCTAGCCCGGGGCCGTCCCACCCCACAACGCCCGGGGGCCAACCGTCATCCGGCGCAACACGGCCGCAATGTTCGCGCGGCCGCCGGTAGCTGACGGTACGTCAACTCGCCAGCCAGGCCAGCGCCGCCACGCACAGCGCGGAGATCCCCGCGTCCAGCGTCGGCTGGACGACCGGTGCGAAGTACGGGCTGTGGTTGCCCGGGATCTCCTGGTCGGTGGTGCCCTTCCGCTCCGCGGCGGCGTACTTCGCGGGGTCGGTGCCGCCGACGCCCCAGTAGGTGGCCGGGCAGCCGAGGGCGGCCGGGAGGTCGCCGAAGTCCTCGCTGGCCGGGACCGGTTCGTCCAGCGTGGTCGCCCGGTCCGGGCCGAACCACTCCCGGAAGGCGTCCGCCACCCGCTCGGTGGCCGGGCCGTCGTTGGTCATCAGCGAGAAGTCGGCCAGCGTCTCGAACTCCGGCTCGGCCTCGGCGTGCGAGGCGGCGGCCTCGTCCCGGCAGATCCGCCGCACCGCGTCGTTCACCCGGCGGCGGGTGCCGTCGTCGAAGGTGCGGATGTTGAGCTGGAG contains the following coding sequences:
- a CDS encoding LacI family DNA-binding transcriptional regulator, with protein sequence MVSIKDVARQAGVSVGTVSNVLNRPDSVSEESRLRVQSAIRSLGYVRSESARHLRAGQSRIVALLVLDMGNPFFVDVASGAERAARAAGLGVMVCNSAQSPAEESEYLSLFAEQRVRGVLVTPADTTGRNLDSLRAQGIPYVLVDRVAPGEDLCSVSVDDVAGGRLAGGHLVSAGHRSIAYVGGPSELPQVRDRRAGALAAIAEAGLDGGRVLREVDAVRLDVAAGRDAGARLLGLSPRPSAVFCANDLLALGVLQALFAAGVRVPEEIALVGYDDIEFAAAAAVPLTSVRQPAVALGRLAAELLIEETGPDADLHRHRQTVLQPELVVRQSSLPGR
- a CDS encoding 4'-phosphopantetheinyl transferase family protein, producing the protein MIAAVGVPGLVLEEAAADAEDPALDLLGPEHAAVARAVMKRRREFATVRACARRALARLGEPPAPILRGERGAPVWPDGIVGSMTHCEGYRAAAVARSRHVLSVGIDAEPAGPLPPGVLDLIARPEERARLAGLDAGRPGIPWDRLLFTAKEAVYKTWFPVARRRLDFHQAEVVLRAGPDGSAGTFTARLLTADPALPEALPGHWLHAAGPGLLLAAIALPAPPRSVPDLEPAGSPAP
- a CDS encoding arylsulfotransferase family protein, which codes for MRIHHRLLAATAAATATVAALAGSFLTAAPPAAAAGKPLPPVRVLTPATAGARSGGDLFLAPQSQSPDYASGLEILSPDGRRVVWSKTLPAGQAAADFRAQTYRGQRVLTWWQGTGLGGVSQGVDYVYDSHYRRIAEVRAGNGYQADGHEFLITPQNTALIIAYREETADLRSLGGPADQKVIDGVVQEIDIADGRVLHQWDAADHVPYSESEQPLPASAGTPWDWFHLNAVKLDDGGRRLLIGARNTWTTYQVDRRSGRIAWRLGGKDSSFTPRAADGQRLNQAGTIFAWQHDPEPQGGGRYTFFDNESAGAGNTGAGAVEELPYSRSVTVSLDYAARTATLVASNDQPAGGSASSQGDAQTLPGGDQVVGWGSLPYLSEFDRAGRLVFDAEFPAGVNSYRAYRFDWRG
- a CDS encoding putative leader peptide; this encodes MRRAAPCRGHLSGRSAGPARSRSAALCGRRHVDLLRVSSALCRR